The DNA segment AGAAGCAGCAAAATCAGGTAACGGTGCAGACTTAGGTAAAAACATCGTAAGCATCGTTGAAGCTGGTGCAGGTTTAATTTCAAAAGCTTTCGGACTATAAGATATAATTAAAAAATTTAAAACGTAAGGAGTAATGAACATGCAAAAATTAGCAGAAGCAATCGCAAACACAGTAGAAGCGGCAAAATCAGGTAACGGTGCAGACTTAGGTAAAAACATCGTAAGCATCGTTGAAGCTGGTGCAGGTTTAATTTCAAAAGCTTTCGGACTATAAGATATAATTAAAAAATTTAAAACGTAAGGAGTAATGAACATGCAAAAATTAGCAGAAGCAATCGCAAACACAGTAGAAGCGGCAAAATCAGGTAACGGTGCAGACTTAGGTAAAAACATCGTAAGCATCGTTGAAGCTGGTGCAGGTTTAATTTCAAAAGCTTTCGGACTATAAGATATAATTAAAAAATTTAAAACGTAAGGAGTAATGAACATGCAAAAATTAGCAGAAGCAATCGCAAACACAGTAGAAGCGGCAAAATCAGGTAACGGTGCAGATTTAGGTAAAAACATCGTAAGCATCGTTGAAGCTGGTGCAGGTTTAATCTCAAAAGCATTCGGACTATAAGTTACACTTTAAATTAAAATAAAAAATAAAGGAGTTATTAATCATGGAAAAATTAATCGAAAACATCAAAGCAGCAATCGAAGCAGGTAAAGCAGGAGACAACGCTAAATTAGGTACAAGCATCGTTGGAATCATCGAAAACGCAGCTGGCTTAATCTCAAAAGCATTCGGACTATAAGATTGAATTAATATAAGCAACGACCAGGGTAATAACCTTGGTCGTTTTTTTGTATTAAAAAAATTTTTATGGGGATGATGGGAGTTTGGAATGATTAACCTATCCAATTTTATGTAATATTTAACGTCTTTACATTTACAACCCCATCTATTAAATTAGATGGACTATTTGTGTTCTAAGAAAAACTCGCTTGTACATTTAGAGCGAAATCAATAGATTTTAACAATGATTTGCTATAAATAATAATGGCTGTGTCGCGTTTCTACCATTATATATACAAAAGTTAAGCATATATAAAGTAAAAAAGTTGTGCTAATTACATAGCACAACTCTATTATGGAGTCCAAATTAAGATGTCGTGATCATCTTTATTCTTCTTATTTAAATCTTCAAAACCATGTTTAATGAAGAAATCTTTTGATTGGTTACGAGCGATCACTTTAATTGGGCGTCCTTGTTCTTTTGCAAAATTAATTAATTCTGTACCATATCCTCTATCTTGGAAATTTTTTAATACTTCGAGTTTCCAAAGGATATTATAATCATCGAAATCAGGGAAGTGCTGTTCTTCGACTTCGCCTTTTCTATATAAGGCCATCCTTGCACCTAATCGATCACCTACATAAATTCCATAGAAAGGTGACTCTGAACTTGCGTCGATCATTTCACCACGAAGTTCATCGACAAAGTATAAATTTTCATTTCCAAAATTTCTAAAGTCTTTAAAAAGCTCGTCTGTTTTGTAGTTAATATCAAGACGTTTTACATTACTCATAGACGTTCCCCCTTCGTTATCATATTACCATTATACATGATTTTTAAGCGAATTTCACAATAATTACTGTTTAACTAACTTACTTCATTTTCCAAAATTATAGTTTCACTGCATAAATACTTGTTTAGATTTTTAGACATTCATAAGATTTTAAGTTTTAAAAGTCAATTTAAGCCGTTAAATTGTCAATAAACGCCTTACGCTTTATACTAATTAAGAACAGATTACATAAGGAGAAATATATAAATGGATTGTCTGATAAAGAAACTTAATGAAAAAGATCAATTTATTTCTAAAATAAAACAAGACGATAAACAGGTTACTCAGTTTTTTCATTATAATGCGATGCATTCAACCGATTATCTCAATAAATTAAAAAGCGAAAATAATGGTAGGGAACAAAAGTTAGCGAATATTATTAACGATTATATGAATGATTTAGACCTTACTGAACTTCAAAAAGATCATATTCAATCCTTGTCTAAGGGCGCTAAAGTAGTAATAGGTGGTCAACAAGCTGGACTATTTGGTGGACCGTTATATACTTTCCATAAAATCTTTTCCATTATTACTTTAAGTCAGCAACTTTCAAAAGAGTATGATTTCAATGTTGTACCGGTATTTTGGATAGCTGGAGAAGATCATGATTTCGAAGAAGTTAACCATTTCAATGTATACAATCGGCAGAAAGCAGAGTTGAAAAAAGTTAAATATCATACGTTAGAACCACCAGAAAATGGCGTTTCCAATTATAAGCCGGACAAGGACGAATTATTAAATAGTTTGAACCGTTTCTTTAAAGAATTAAAAGAAACGAAACATACAAAGCCATTAATTGAGATATGTACAAATATTATCGAGCGTTATGATTATTGGTCTGATATGTTTAAGGCGCTTATCCATGAAGTGTTCAAAGATTACGGTCTCTTATTAATTGATGCGAATAATAAAAAGTTAAGATCATTTGAACGTCCATTTTTCAAAACAATAATTGAAAATCATCAACAAATTGATTCAACATTTAGAAAGACACAGCAGGATACGATGGCAAATAATATCGAACAAATGATTCAAACTGATAGTAATGTACATCTATTTTTAGAAAAAGATGAGAAGCGTCAACTATTGACGTTTGAAAATGACTACTATTATTTGTCTAAATCGGATGAGAAATATACGAAGGAACAACTTTTCAAAATATTAGATGAAGAACCTCACCGTTTTTCAAATAACGTTGTGACCCGACCATTAATGGAAGAATGGTTATTTAACACGGTAGCCTTTGTAGGTGGTCCAAGTGAAATAAAATATTGGACAGAGTTAAATGATATTTTCACTCTGTTAAATATACCTTTGCCAATCGTAATGCCACGTCTACGTATTAGCTATTTAAATGAAAGAATTGAAAAATTAATTTCCCAGTACGAGCTCAATACAGCACAAATTATCGAAAATGGCATAGTAGAAGATAAAGATAAATTTATTAGAGCTAGAGCTTCTACAGATTTTATTGAGCGTGTGAGTGCCTTAAAAGAAGAACAAGCGAACTTATATCAATCATTAGAATCCAAAGTAGAGAATAATAATGATAATAAAAATTTACTCGCTAAAAATAATGAAATTCATCAACAACAATTCGATTATTTGCTAAAAAGGTATTTGCTTAATATTGAAAGAGAAAATGATGTAAGTATGAAACATTTTAGAGAAATTAAACATGTGCTACATCCAATGGGTGGTTTGCAAGAAAGAATATGGAATCCGCTCCAAATTTTAAATGAATTTGGGCTGGATGTGTTCAGTCCCTCCACCTACCCTCCACTTTCCTACACCTTTGACCATATAATCATAAAACCTTAGAGCGCGTTGGGATTTGCCCGATTCATCTTCGAGATGAATCGGGTTATTTTTTTGTATTATGATAAATTTTGGGGAATTTTGTATAATTAGTGGAGGATAGTGGTGAGATGTGGTAAATTATAGATATAAGAAGGTGAGGTGATTATAAAATGTTCATGGGAGAATACGATCATCAGTTGGACACAAAAGGACGCATGATTGTTCCGTCCAAATTTAGATATGACTTAAATGAACGTTTTATAATTACTAGAGGCCTTGATAAATGTTTGTTTGGCTACACTTTAGAAGAATGGCAAGTCATCGAAGAAAACATGAAAACCTTACCTATGACGAAAAAGGATGCACGTAAATTTATGCGTATGTTCTTTTCAGGAGCCGTTGAGGTGGAGTTAGACAAGCAAGGGCGTATCAACATCCCTCAGAATTTACGACAATACGCCAATTTGAACAAAGAATGTACAGTTATCGGTGTTTCAAATCGAATTGAGATTTGGGATAGAGAAACTTGGAATAATTTCTATGAAGAATCTGAAGAAAGCTTTGAAGATATTGCAGAAGATTTGATTGATTTTGAATTTTAAACGGAGGCGTTAACGTGTTTCATCATGTCAGTGTAATGCTTAAAGAAACCATTGATTACTTAAATATAAAAGAAGATGGTGTGTATGTGGACTGTACATTAGGTGGAGCAGGTCACGCCTTATATTTACTAGAACAGTTAAATGACAATGGCAAACTAATTGCAATCGATCAAGATACACAAGCAATTGAAAATGCGAAAGAAGTTTTGAAAGACCATTTAGATAAAGTAACATTCATTCACAGCAATTTCCGAGAATTAGACAACATTTTGAAATCATTAAATATTGAAAAAGTGGATGGTATCTATTACGACCTTGGCGTATCGAGTCCACAACTTGATGTGCCTGAAAGAGGTTTTAGTTATCATCAAGATGCAAAATTAGATATGCGCATGGATCAAACACAATCCCTATCAGCATATGAAGTAGTAAATGAATGGCGATTTGAAGATTTAGTAAGAATATTCCACCGCTATGGTGAGGAGAAATTTTCTAAACAAATCGCTAGACGAATTGAGCAAAATAGAGAAGTTAAAAGTATTGAAACAACGCTAGAGCTTGTAGATGTAATTAAAGAAGGGATACCTGCTAAAGCAAGACGTAAAGGCGGTCACCCGGCTAAAAGAATCTTTCAAGCAATCAGAATTGCTGTTAATGACGAATTAGCGGCATTTGAAGAATCATTAGAGCAAGCGATTGAACATGTGAGCGTAGAAGGTAGAATATCGGTCATCACTTTCCATTCTCTTGAAGACCGTTTGTGTAAACAAATGTTTCAAGAATATGAAAAGGGGCCTGAAACACCACGAGGTTTACCAGTAATTCCTGAAACATATACGCCAAAGTTAAAAAGAGTAAATCGCAAACCAATTGTCGCAAGTGAGACAGATTTAGAAAATAATAATCGTGCCCGTAGTGCAAAATTACGAGTAGCAGAAATATTAAAATAAGGAGTGAAAAGAGTGGCCGTAGAAAAGATATATCAACCGTACGATAATACAGCACATCAAATTCCGGACTCGCAACCGAATACCCAAAAAGAAAAGAAGAGCGTCAAACGCAAAGTCGTTGTACAGCTTACTAAATTTGAAAAGATGTTATACATATCACTTATAACTTTAATTGCTTTAATTAGTATTTATATGCTATCTTTAAAAATGGATGCGTATGATACTCGAGGCAAAATTGCAGATTTAGATTCAAAAATCGAAAAACAAGCAAGTGAGAATAGCGCTATCGAATCTGAAATTAAAAAGAACTCATCATATGAACGCATTTACGACAAGGCTAAAGATCAAGGTATGAGCCTTAAGAACGATAATGTAAAGGTAGTGCGTAATAATGGCGAAGCGAAAAATTAAATTTAAAAAACCAAAATTACCTATAAAACAAAATAAAATAGGGGCAGTCCTACTCATCCTTGGATTCGGACTGCTCTTTTTTACGTTGGTTTTAAGGTATTCTTATATCATGTTAACTGGACATGCAGCTGGTCAAGATTTAATCATGAAAGCAAACCAAAAGTATATGGTGAAAGAACAACAACAAGCAGAACGCGGTAAAATTTACGATAGAAAAGGCAAAATATTAGCCGAAGACGTTGAAAGATATAAACTTGTTGCAATCATTGATAAAAAGGCGAGTGAAGGTAGCGATAAACCTAAACACGTTACTGATAAGAAGAAAACAGCTAAAAAGCTATCTACAGTAATCGACATGACGCCAGAAGAAATAGAAAAAAGATTGAATAATAAAAAAGCATTCCAAGTTGAATTTGGTCGAAAAGGACAAGATTTAACATATAAAGATAAACAAAAGATTGAAAAAATGCATTTACCAGGTATAACGCTATATCCTGAAACTGAACGTTTCTATCCAAATGGTAAATTCGCTTCACATCTAATTGGTATTGCACAAAAAGACCCAGATAGCGGTGAACTTAAAGGTGCTATGGGTGTTGAAAAAATATTTAATACGAACTTAGCAGGTAAAAAAGGTGCGTTATCTTATATTCACGACATCTGGGGTTACATTGCTCCAAGTTCTAAAAAAGAAAAGACACCACAACGCGGAGATGACGTGCATTTAACAATAGATTCTAATATTCAGGTGTTCGTCGAAGAAGCATTAAATGATATGGTCGATCACTATCAACCTAAGGACTTATTTGCAGTAGTTATGGATGCTAAAACTGGAGAGATATTAGCTTATAGTCAACGACCAACATTTAACCCTGAAACAGGTGAAGATTTTGGTAAAAACTGGGCAAATGATTTATATCAAAATACCTATGAACCAGGCTCTACATTTAAATCATTTGGTTTAGCAGCTGCAATTCAAGAAGGTAAATTTAAACCTAATAAGAAATATAAAGCGAGACCTAGAAAAGTTATGGGAGATGAAATCTCTGACTGGAATAAAGTCGGTTGGGGCGATATCCCAATGACACTTGGTTTTACTTACTCATCAAATACATTAATGATGCACTTACAAGATCTCGTTGGTGCTGATAAGATGAAACATTGGTATGAAAAATTTGGTTTCGGTAAATCAACAAACGGTATGTTTGATAGTGAAGCTGAAGGTGGCATTGCTTGGGATAATGAAGCTCAGCAAAAAACAACTTCATTCGGTCAATCAACAACAGTTACGCCTGTACAAATGTTAAGAGCGCAATCTTCATTCTTAAATGACGGTAAAATGCTTAAACCTTGGTATGTTAACAGTGTTACTAATCCAGTAAGTAATAAGACATTTTATAAAGGTAAAAAACAGTTTGCAGGCAAGCCAATTACTAAGA comes from the Staphylococcus hsinchuensis genome and includes:
- a CDS encoding beta-class phenol-soluble modulin, whose amino-acid sequence is MQKLAEAIANTVEAAKSGNGADLGKNIVSIVEAGAGLISKAFGL
- a CDS encoding beta-class phenol-soluble modulin, whose amino-acid sequence is MQKLAEAIANTVEAAKSGNGADLGKNIVSIVEAGAGLISKAFGL
- a CDS encoding beta-class phenol-soluble modulin, whose amino-acid sequence is MQKLAEAIANTVEAAKSGNGADLGKNIVSIVEAGAGLISKAFGL
- a CDS encoding beta-class phenol-soluble modulin, which encodes MEKLIENIKAAIEAGKAGDNAKLGTSIVGIIENAAGLISKAFGL
- a CDS encoding N-acetyltransferase translates to MSNVKRLDINYKTDELFKDFRNFGNENLYFVDELRGEMIDASSESPFYGIYVGDRLGARMALYRKGEVEEQHFPDFDDYNILWKLEVLKNFQDRGYGTELINFAKEQGRPIKVIARNQSKDFFIKHGFEDLNKKNKDDHDILIWTP
- the bshC gene encoding bacillithiol biosynthesis cysteine-adding enzyme BshC, with protein sequence MDCLIKKLNEKDQFISKIKQDDKQVTQFFHYNAMHSTDYLNKLKSENNGREQKLANIINDYMNDLDLTELQKDHIQSLSKGAKVVIGGQQAGLFGGPLYTFHKIFSIITLSQQLSKEYDFNVVPVFWIAGEDHDFEEVNHFNVYNRQKAELKKVKYHTLEPPENGVSNYKPDKDELLNSLNRFFKELKETKHTKPLIEICTNIIERYDYWSDMFKALIHEVFKDYGLLLIDANNKKLRSFERPFFKTIIENHQQIDSTFRKTQQDTMANNIEQMIQTDSNVHLFLEKDEKRQLLTFENDYYYLSKSDEKYTKEQLFKILDEEPHRFSNNVVTRPLMEEWLFNTVAFVGGPSEIKYWTELNDIFTLLNIPLPIVMPRLRISYLNERIEKLISQYELNTAQIIENGIVEDKDKFIRARASTDFIERVSALKEEQANLYQSLESKVENNNDNKNLLAKNNEIHQQQFDYLLKRYLLNIERENDVSMKHFREIKHVLHPMGGLQERIWNPLQILNEFGLDVFSPSTYPPLSYTFDHIIIKP
- the mraZ gene encoding division/cell wall cluster transcriptional repressor MraZ, with the translated sequence MFMGEYDHQLDTKGRMIVPSKFRYDLNERFIITRGLDKCLFGYTLEEWQVIEENMKTLPMTKKDARKFMRMFFSGAVEVELDKQGRINIPQNLRQYANLNKECTVIGVSNRIEIWDRETWNNFYEESEESFEDIAEDLIDFEF
- the rsmH gene encoding 16S rRNA (cytosine(1402)-N(4))-methyltransferase RsmH, which gives rise to MFHHVSVMLKETIDYLNIKEDGVYVDCTLGGAGHALYLLEQLNDNGKLIAIDQDTQAIENAKEVLKDHLDKVTFIHSNFRELDNILKSLNIEKVDGIYYDLGVSSPQLDVPERGFSYHQDAKLDMRMDQTQSLSAYEVVNEWRFEDLVRIFHRYGEEKFSKQIARRIEQNREVKSIETTLELVDVIKEGIPAKARRKGGHPAKRIFQAIRIAVNDELAAFEESLEQAIEHVSVEGRISVITFHSLEDRLCKQMFQEYEKGPETPRGLPVIPETYTPKLKRVNRKPIVASETDLENNNRARSAKLRVAEILK
- the ftsL gene encoding cell division protein FtsL, with translation MAVEKIYQPYDNTAHQIPDSQPNTQKEKKSVKRKVVVQLTKFEKMLYISLITLIALISIYMLSLKMDAYDTRGKIADLDSKIEKQASENSAIESEIKKNSSYERIYDKAKDQGMSLKNDNVKVVRNNGEAKN
- a CDS encoding penicillin-binding protein; this translates as MAKRKIKFKKPKLPIKQNKIGAVLLILGFGLLFFTLVLRYSYIMLTGHAAGQDLIMKANQKYMVKEQQQAERGKIYDRKGKILAEDVERYKLVAIIDKKASEGSDKPKHVTDKKKTAKKLSTVIDMTPEEIEKRLNNKKAFQVEFGRKGQDLTYKDKQKIEKMHLPGITLYPETERFYPNGKFASHLIGIAQKDPDSGELKGAMGVEKIFNTNLAGKKGALSYIHDIWGYIAPSSKKEKTPQRGDDVHLTIDSNIQVFVEEALNDMVDHYQPKDLFAVVMDAKTGEILAYSQRPTFNPETGEDFGKNWANDLYQNTYEPGSTFKSFGLAAAIQEGKFKPNKKYKARPRKVMGDEISDWNKVGWGDIPMTLGFTYSSNTLMMHLQDLVGADKMKHWYEKFGFGKSTNGMFDSEAEGGIAWDNEAQQKTTSFGQSTTVTPVQMLRAQSSFLNDGKMLKPWYVNSVTNPVSNKTFYKGKKQFAGKPITKNTAKKVRTELDKVVNSKDSHAKNYRDDSYDMEGKTGTAQVADSDNGGYVKGENPYFVSFIGDAPKKNPKVIVYAGMSLAQKNDKEAYEMGVSKAFKPIMKNTLNYLKTDEKSKGKADVKYSKVPSVEGQGVDKAENTINGKSLEPVVIGNGEKVQEQSVKANKQILPNSKVLLLTDGDLTMPDMSGWTKEEVVAFEKMTHTKVTMKGSGFVSKQSVNKGQNIGKNDKIEVTLSSKQISGETKPQPKKSSKDKAKKDDKDKSKEDEKDDASVNKDSNEGNTADETNNSSSEDQQSEEKPSNETDQSNEENTSNSNSTETQSTENGNN